One window from the genome of Saprospiraceae bacterium encodes:
- a CDS encoding response regulator transcription factor, with the protein MIKAIIIEDEPRSIKLLKNLLIEYCPEVRIVGEAQTVEEGYQCIVQHHPDVIFLDIELQRESGFDLLNKFVDIQFEIIFTTAFEQYALKAIKACALDYLLKPIDIDELQLAVGKISNATTTPKSNKKIAVFKQNLNESKSGIYQLALPSVDGLTIVPVNEIMYLRSDRQYTIFYLNSGEKLVTSKNLGEYEELLSEYNFFRVHHSSIVNIAEVKKYLRGEGGSVVMSNGEQIEVAKRRKDDFLNNFIRR; encoded by the coding sequence ATGATCAAAGCAATTATTATTGAGGATGAACCTAGAAGCATTAAGTTGCTTAAAAATTTATTGATTGAGTATTGTCCGGAAGTTCGTATCGTTGGTGAAGCCCAAACCGTTGAGGAAGGCTATCAATGCATCGTGCAACATCATCCGGATGTTATTTTTTTAGATATTGAGTTGCAACGAGAATCCGGATTTGATTTATTAAATAAGTTTGTTGACATCCAGTTTGAAATTATTTTTACAACTGCTTTTGAACAGTATGCGCTTAAAGCAATTAAGGCATGTGCCCTGGATTATTTATTAAAGCCAATCGATATTGATGAATTGCAATTGGCAGTCGGTAAAATTAGCAATGCCACGACAACACCTAAATCCAATAAAAAAATAGCTGTATTTAAGCAAAATTTGAATGAGTCCAAATCCGGAATCTATCAATTGGCACTCCCTTCTGTTGATGGACTTACGATTGTTCCTGTTAATGAAATCATGTATTTGCGATCCGATCGTCAGTATACCATTTTTTATTTGAATTCAGGAGAGAAATTGGTAACTTCAAAAAACCTGGGTGAGTATGAAGAATTATTATCGGAATATAATTTTTTTAGAGTGCACCATTCCTCCATCGTCAACATTGCAGAAGTAAAAAAATATTTGCGGGGAGAAGGCGGTTCGGTTGTGATGAGTAATGGCGAACAAATTGAAGTTGCCAAGCGAAGAAAAGACGATTTTTTAAATAATTTCATTCGAAGGTAA
- a CDS encoding histidine kinase, whose protein sequence is MSTHAKVNPFVTLWVLLTMGLLSSFNLAGQPHRLSFQHLNIENGLTDNSINCATQDDEGFIWIGGDYGLSKFNGYSSRFIKACQKDAPEDSNSRIACVFKDSKGRMWYGSVGLILFDPISMDCKMFRHEKGNVNSLPHNDVFVIVEDEHHTIWVGTRKGLLKYNEQTHDFINYVHDTLGTASEIHAKNRIIDMVADQNGSLWMTTLSGLYRFSISTKTFDEYLLDPKNRTSEIENHSTFLSLDKKGKLWINYYSKGIYLFDTVRKDYVRIQFPTIAMQNAAKRISDLFCDSNGNTWVATTFNGVLFYNTDLKDWQHYTHDPFNINSLSDDKTTSIFEDHAGMIWIGTSSRGIDRVNLSGEPFDLYVLQPGKQFSMCENDITSFCEDKKSNLWIGTKNGLMYFDVKSNAFSCFKHNLNDRNSLSDNYIYAVDMDSSETIWIATENGLNAYNPKAKIWKRYLYSESDPNSLPGRVAFDVEVRKNGEVWVASNSLVCRLKSKQGIFENRYNNPIIEKLRHSFYITIFEDSRKTLWLSTARAGILNVDDSFKILYSRFHTSDFKASTVHQFTEDSLGNIWMASDRGIYIWIRSSGKIMPVETNDPILKGDIRSIVLASNSTLWLGTHQGLYQVKMLPDYTMDTFTRFTRSDGLQSNAFNTFAGIILKSGALCFGGINGFNIFNPEHILTNQYIPKVQIESFKIGNQAYDIVNKNGLTELNLNHTQNSFSFEMTSFNFNHPEKNQYAYQLVGFHENWVHTGTYRFGSINNVPPGKYTLHVIASNNDGIWNKQGRQLHLTISAPYWKRNWFRSMLGLLLISIGYFIYTRRINSIKKLEQLNSDTVRQIAEARLIALRAQMNPHFIFNSLNAIQQLISESENELALRYLSKFSKLIRLILKNASKNTHTIAEELKILEYYLELESLRFSPKFSYHFDIDPKLNVEMIEIPSMLIQPFVENALVHGLLHKETAGFVEIRLQKAEKFLICSITDNGIGREAAAIIQKQKGLVHESMAVRLSTERVDTLARLSNHKVSIEIKDIKDAKGTILGTCVTIEIPIDI, encoded by the coding sequence ATGTCAACTCATGCTAAAGTAAACCCCTTTGTAACCTTATGGGTATTACTAACAATGGGTTTGCTGAGCTCCTTTAATTTGGCGGGTCAACCACATCGACTCAGTTTCCAACACTTAAATATTGAAAATGGACTCACCGATAATTCAATAAATTGTGCAACACAAGATGATGAGGGTTTTATTTGGATTGGTGGGGATTATGGTTTATCAAAATTCAATGGGTACAGTTCCCGTTTTATAAAAGCTTGTCAAAAAGATGCACCCGAAGATAGCAATTCGCGAATCGCTTGTGTCTTTAAAGATAGCAAAGGTAGAATGTGGTATGGGTCTGTTGGTTTGATTTTATTTGATCCGATTTCAATGGATTGTAAAATGTTTCGGCATGAAAAAGGAAATGTCAACAGTTTGCCTCACAACGATGTGTTTGTAATTGTTGAAGATGAGCACCACACGATTTGGGTAGGTACCAGAAAAGGTTTATTGAAATACAATGAGCAAACGCATGATTTTATAAATTACGTTCATGATACCTTAGGGACTGCTTCAGAAATTCATGCTAAGAATCGCATCATCGATATGGTGGCCGATCAAAATGGGTCTTTATGGATGACCACATTATCTGGATTATATCGTTTTTCAATTTCGACAAAAACCTTTGATGAATACCTATTGGATCCAAAAAACAGGACTTCTGAAATTGAAAACCACAGTACATTTTTAAGCCTGGATAAAAAGGGAAAACTTTGGATCAATTATTATTCGAAGGGAATCTATTTATTTGACACTGTCCGAAAGGACTATGTACGCATTCAATTTCCAACGATCGCAATGCAAAATGCGGCAAAACGGATCAGTGATCTATTTTGTGATTCGAATGGAAATACCTGGGTAGCCACTACGTTTAATGGGGTTTTGTTTTATAATACTGATTTAAAAGACTGGCAACATTATACGCACGACCCATTCAATATAAATAGTTTGTCTGATGATAAAACGACTTCAATATTTGAGGATCATGCAGGAATGATTTGGATTGGTACTTCGAGTAGGGGTATTGATCGAGTAAATTTATCAGGCGAACCTTTTGACCTGTATGTCTTGCAGCCTGGAAAGCAATTCTCCATGTGTGAAAATGATATCACCAGTTTTTGTGAAGATAAAAAGTCAAATTTATGGATTGGAACTAAAAATGGTTTGATGTATTTCGATGTGAAATCAAATGCGTTTAGCTGTTTCAAACATAATTTGAATGATCGAAATTCGCTTTCAGATAATTACATCTATGCTGTTGATATGGATTCTTCAGAAACGATCTGGATTGCAACAGAAAATGGACTTAATGCATACAATCCAAAAGCTAAAATTTGGAAGCGCTATTTATATTCAGAAAGCGATCCGAATTCATTGCCGGGAAGAGTCGCCTTTGATGTTGAAGTTCGTAAAAATGGCGAAGTTTGGGTGGCAAGCAACAGTCTGGTTTGTCGACTAAAGTCCAAGCAGGGAATTTTTGAAAATCGCTACAATAATCCAATCATTGAAAAGTTGCGGCATTCCTTTTATATAACAATCTTTGAGGATAGCAGAAAAACGCTTTGGTTATCCACTGCACGTGCCGGAATATTAAATGTGGATGATTCATTTAAAATCCTTTATTCGCGTTTCCATACATCCGATTTTAAAGCAAGCACCGTGCATCAATTTACGGAAGATTCGCTCGGAAATATCTGGATGGCATCTGATAGAGGAATATATATTTGGATTAGATCCAGTGGAAAAATAATGCCTGTCGAAACCAATGATCCCATTTTAAAAGGGGACATTCGATCCATCGTCTTAGCAAGCAATTCAACCCTTTGGCTAGGTACGCATCAAGGATTATATCAGGTCAAAATGCTACCAGATTATACCATGGATACGTTTACGAGATTTACCAGGAGTGATGGGCTTCAAAGCAATGCGTTTAATACGTTTGCAGGAATCATATTAAAATCAGGAGCCCTTTGTTTTGGTGGGATAAATGGTTTCAATATTTTTAATCCGGAACATATCCTAACCAATCAATACATACCTAAAGTACAAATTGAATCTTTTAAAATAGGAAATCAAGCGTATGACATAGTAAATAAAAATGGCCTGACTGAGTTGAACTTGAATCATACTCAGAATTCATTTTCTTTTGAAATGACTTCCTTTAATTTCAATCATCCGGAGAAAAATCAATATGCCTATCAATTGGTGGGTTTTCATGAAAACTGGGTGCATACAGGTACCTACCGCTTCGGAAGTATCAACAATGTACCTCCTGGAAAATATACCTTGCATGTAATCGCCTCAAATAATGACGGGATATGGAATAAACAAGGCCGCCAATTGCACCTAACGATATCCGCTCCCTATTGGAAAAGAAATTGGTTTAGGTCAATGCTTGGTTTACTTTTAATCAGCATCGGGTATTTTATATACACCAGGAGAATAAATTCGATAAAGAAGTTAGAGCAGTTGAATTCAGATACCGTTCGTCAAATTGCAGAAGCGCGATTAATAGCACTTCGTGCACAAATGAACCCACATTTTATTTTTAATTCTTTAAACGCGATCCAACAACTCATATCAGAATCAGAAAACGAACTCGCGCTTAGATATCTTTCTAAGTTTTCAAAGCTTATCAGACTTATTTTAAAAAACGCTAGTAAGAATACCCATACGATCGCAGAGGAATTAAAGATTCTGGAATATTATTTGGAGTTGGAATCCCTTCGATTTTCACCAAAATTCTCTTACCATTTTGATATTGACCCCAAACTAAATGTAGAAATGATTGAAATTCCATCGATGCTCATTCAACCTTTTGTAGAAAATGCATTGGTTCATGGATTGCTGCATAAAGAAACAGCTGGATTTGTTGAAATTCGTTTGCAGAAAGCTGAGAAGTTCCTGATCTGTTCAATTACAGATAACGGAATTGGAAGAGAAGCTGCTGCGATCATTCAAAAACAGAAGGGGCTCGTTCATGAGTCGATGGCTGTTCGGCTTAGTACAGAACGTGTTGACACATTGGCCAGGTTGAGCAATCATAAAGTATCCATTGAAATTAAAGATATAAAGGATGCGAAGGGCACCATTTTAGGAACGTGTGTTACAATTGAGATTCCAATAGATATATAA
- a CDS encoding serine hydrolase produces MKKLIQLVIVFSTFGNAIGQSFNPNLASKLQQKLDALVSSNPNTKGMAASVYYPGQGIWTGASGLSYSGHPITADMEFGLASNSKLFTSVMLLKLAEQQVLSLEDSLHEWLPNYNNINPNVTIRQLLNHRSGIDDMFYTQAHLDSILKKHDRIWKPEEVLKWIGPMRFTPGTNFYYSNTNYILAGLIVKSATGQSIAKLIRDSLLTPLQLDSTFSDVEEAPIGTISHRWYNGIDFHDTSRLSLNSASGPAGAIFSTVSEMAQWYHALLDGNILSPNSLAELTNFLTPGNYGLGFAKYTFFGNLCWGHGGQTLGYKTRMIYDPCMKAVVCGLSNSFPSASDGITASLYQVLVDYLPACPGLITGLTTVCQGQSNVVYTIPAIKNATSYIWTLPDGAQGFSSTNSISIHFGSNAISGTIIVRGVNDYGEGAIAKLAITVNPMPNAIITANGSTTICQGSKLELTANQASSYLWNTGAITQSIEVATAGNYIVTVTNSIGCKAVSNPTTVKVITIPGLPDPIVGQTFAVCANSSGTYSVSQVNDVQYYWTPPPGSTITQGQGTHSISINFNGNFISGSLSVLMYNACGLGPKRKITISSVPAVPGSIVGKVYANCNATSSYSIRTVESALNYTWTTDIPGAEITTYQSPGDTAVSIKFQQFYSGYIQVTANNNCGSSAPRKLLVYGVPSVAGTIYGNTAPCAGSTQNYYIAAVTGATSYQWTVPTGSVILSGSNTNNIKVLIGANGGDVSVIAKNACGNGPVKKLSITVPCQSIKQPDDLGLTLSVYPNPCNESVHLSFNETKFGTGLIQITDFKGTLLKEIQQAYVSGSNSAIVQLNGLSSGIYFLNWISNDKIKTVKLIKMNSN; encoded by the coding sequence ATGAAAAAATTAATTCAATTGGTTATTGTGTTTTCTACATTTGGAAATGCAATTGGGCAATCTTTTAATCCCAATTTGGCTTCTAAGTTACAACAGAAATTAGATGCCTTGGTGTCATCAAATCCGAACACGAAAGGGATGGCAGCGAGTGTGTATTATCCCGGTCAAGGTATATGGACGGGGGCAAGCGGGCTGTCGTACAGCGGCCATCCAATTACGGCGGACATGGAGTTTGGACTGGCCAGTAATTCTAAATTATTCACTTCGGTGATGTTATTAAAGCTTGCGGAGCAACAGGTTTTATCATTAGAGGATTCACTCCATGAATGGTTGCCAAATTATAATAATATCAATCCAAATGTCACAATTCGTCAACTATTGAATCACCGGAGTGGCATTGATGATATGTTTTATACACAAGCGCATTTAGATTCCATATTAAAAAAACATGACCGGATTTGGAAACCTGAGGAAGTATTAAAATGGATTGGCCCCATGCGATTTACTCCCGGTACGAATTTTTATTATTCTAACACGAATTATATATTGGCAGGTTTAATTGTCAAAAGTGCAACCGGGCAATCCATTGCAAAGCTCATCAGAGATAGCTTATTAACTCCACTGCAATTAGACAGCACATTCAGTGATGTTGAAGAAGCTCCGATCGGTACGATTTCACACCGATGGTATAATGGGATTGATTTTCACGATACGTCCAGATTGTCTTTAAATAGCGCGAGCGGACCTGCAGGTGCTATATTTTCAACCGTAAGTGAAATGGCACAATGGTATCATGCATTGTTGGATGGAAATATCTTGTCGCCAAATTCTTTAGCAGAGTTGACTAATTTTCTCACTCCTGGAAATTACGGTTTGGGTTTTGCTAAGTATACGTTCTTTGGAAATCTCTGTTGGGGTCATGGAGGTCAAACACTGGGTTATAAAACACGTATGATTTATGATCCTTGCATGAAGGCAGTAGTTTGTGGTCTTTCAAATTCTTTTCCTTCTGCATCTGATGGAATCACCGCATCATTGTATCAGGTGTTGGTAGATTATTTACCAGCCTGTCCAGGTTTAATAACAGGATTGACTACAGTTTGCCAGGGACAATCGAATGTTGTCTATACCATACCGGCCATTAAAAATGCGACGAGTTATATATGGACCCTTCCTGATGGAGCACAAGGCTTTAGTTCAACGAATAGTATAAGCATTCATTTTGGATCGAATGCAATTTCCGGAACTATAATCGTACGCGGTGTAAATGACTATGGTGAAGGTGCTATCGCAAAATTGGCAATCACTGTAAATCCAATGCCCAATGCGATTATTACCGCAAATGGTTCAACAACTATATGTCAAGGAAGCAAATTGGAACTTACAGCAAATCAAGCCAGTTCATATCTTTGGAATACGGGTGCAATAACACAAAGCATTGAAGTAGCAACTGCTGGAAATTATATTGTCACGGTAACAAATTCAATTGGATGCAAGGCGGTATCCAATCCAACTACAGTAAAAGTCATAACAATTCCTGGATTGCCGGATCCAATTGTTGGACAAACGTTTGCCGTGTGTGCAAATTCAAGTGGAACGTATTCAGTAAGCCAAGTGAATGATGTACAATATTATTGGACGCCTCCACCTGGATCAACAATCACCCAGGGACAAGGAACGCATTCAATTAGTATAAACTTCAATGGCAATTTTATAAGTGGAAGTTTAAGTGTGTTAATGTATAATGCCTGTGGTTTGGGTCCAAAAAGAAAAATAACGATTAGTTCTGTTCCAGCCGTACCTGGTTCAATCGTTGGAAAAGTGTATGCAAATTGCAATGCTACTTCCAGCTATTCAATACGGACGGTAGAATCGGCTTTAAATTATACCTGGACTACTGACATTCCAGGTGCAGAAATTACAACATATCAAAGTCCGGGTGATACCGCTGTCAGTATAAAGTTTCAACAATTTTATAGTGGGTACATACAAGTCACAGCCAATAATAATTGTGGCTCCAGTGCCCCTAGGAAATTGCTTGTATATGGCGTTCCTTCAGTTGCTGGAACAATTTATGGGAATACAGCACCTTGCGCTGGTTCAACACAAAACTATTACATCGCAGCGGTTACAGGTGCTACATCCTACCAGTGGACGGTTCCTACTGGATCTGTGATACTTTCCGGAAGCAATACCAATAACATCAAAGTATTAATAGGTGCAAATGGCGGGGATGTTTCAGTAATTGCAAAAAATGCATGTGGAAATGGTCCAGTTAAAAAACTTTCAATAACAGTTCCTTGCCAAAGTATTAAACAGCCGGATGATTTGGGATTGACCTTATCTGTTTATCCCAATCCATGCAATGAATCTGTTCACCTAAGTTTTAATGAGACAAAATTTGGGACAGGGCTCATTCAGATAACGGATTTCAAAGGGACTTTATTAAAGGAAATACAACAAGCTTATGTTTCTGGAAGCAATTCAGCCATTGTTCAATTAAATGGCTTAAGCAGTGGAATTTATTTTTTAAATTGGATTTCAAACGATAAAATCAAAACAGTTAAACTAATCAAGATGAATTCCAATTAA
- a CDS encoding N-acetylmuramoyl-L-alanine amidase, giving the protein MQNYDNRACLAMQFIVYNLISLTLYFGPVISRAQNLSTYGGPTIVLDPGHGGQDDGAKGKDCTEKQITLAVCKKVQGILAEKLPRAAIYFTRESDVFVALHERARIANDLDAELFISVHCNAVPSNQSKVRGTETYVMGLHKAKENLEVARRENNAIALEHGSDFHYKGIDFESPESFIVLNHIQDQHLQKSIALAKSIESEFDLEHPGHSKGVKQAGFHVLHQVSMPAVLIECGYMTHPEEVSYLCSAKGQQELAEMIARGIVRYFSVNPVYPSIAMQDIQSKAAVKSVSEESLVIYKIQLAAAKNKPAQGSVWYSDPNYEILQEEGAYKLVYGSFISQEDANEEKERMKQQGFKDAFIIKFKEDQKQTK; this is encoded by the coding sequence ATGCAAAACTACGATAACAGGGCATGCCTTGCAATGCAATTTATTGTCTATAATTTAATAAGCTTAACGCTTTATTTTGGTCCGGTTATATCCAGGGCTCAAAATTTGTCTACGTACGGTGGACCGACCATCGTTTTAGACCCCGGACACGGTGGTCAGGACGACGGGGCAAAAGGGAAGGATTGTACTGAAAAGCAAATTACCTTGGCCGTTTGTAAGAAAGTGCAGGGTATATTGGCTGAAAAACTTCCCCGAGCTGCTATTTATTTTACCCGGGAATCGGATGTCTTTGTTGCCTTGCATGAACGCGCCCGGATCGCGAATGACCTTGATGCTGAACTGTTTATTTCTGTTCATTGCAATGCAGTGCCATCAAATCAGTCGAAGGTCAGGGGAACAGAAACCTATGTGATGGGATTGCATAAGGCCAAGGAAAACCTGGAAGTAGCTCGAAGGGAGAACAATGCAATTGCTTTGGAACATGGCAGTGATTTTCACTATAAAGGCATTGATTTCGAATCGCCGGAGTCCTTTATCGTACTAAATCATATCCAGGATCAACATTTGCAAAAAAGCATTGCTTTGGCAAAATCCATTGAATCCGAGTTCGATTTAGAGCATCCTGGGCATAGCAAAGGAGTCAAACAGGCAGGATTTCATGTGTTGCATCAAGTAAGTATGCCTGCAGTTTTGATCGAGTGTGGCTACATGACCCATCCGGAGGAAGTATCCTATCTGTGCTCTGCGAAAGGTCAACAGGAACTCGCCGAAATGATTGCCCGAGGCATTGTGCGGTATTTCTCTGTAAACCCGGTATATCCAAGCATTGCCATGCAGGACATTCAATCCAAAGCAGCGGTAAAGTCTGTTTCAGAGGAATCCTTGGTTATTTATAAAATTCAGCTTGCTGCTGCCAAGAACAAACCGGCCCAGGGATCTGTTTGGTATTCGGATCCTAATTACGAAATTCTTCAGGAGGAGGGTGCATACAAATTGGTTTATGGTAGTTTTATAAGCCAGGAAGATGCAAACGAGGAAAAGGAACGAATGAAACAGCAAGGTTTTAAAGATGCTTTTATCATTAAGTTTAAAGAAGATCAGAAACAAACTAAATAG
- a CDS encoding MCE family protein, which translates to MRNEVKVGLLGIVTLALLIFGYKYLKGSNLLDRSKTYYIKYPDVGQMDPSSPVLTRGYKVGTVTKLQLDPDNPKMILVTIEVKNEINIPKSVKAILVSQGLMGGKAIVLQFEEYCTNDCLANKSMITNAEIAGTLSSMFSKDELKDYTQTFGEELNHILDTSSLNQNVQVAATVKNIHFILDNLAKATKSLNQLLNASTVHLDKTLSNLDVLTTSLASNANSVSKTLQNIEKISANINQSDPGKLVKSTEETMQELNKTLRDSKASIATLNSILTEVQSGNGSLTKLIKDPALYQNLNNTSHNLSLLMQDLRLNPKRYIHVSVFGKKAKEYSLPENDPAEKR; encoded by the coding sequence TTGCGCAACGAAGTTAAAGTCGGATTATTAGGTATTGTTACCCTTGCCTTGTTGATTTTTGGTTATAAATATTTAAAAGGCAGCAATTTGCTGGATCGCTCCAAAACCTATTACATAAAATATCCGGATGTTGGACAAATGGATCCCTCCTCTCCGGTATTAACCAGAGGATATAAAGTGGGTACAGTTACTAAACTGCAATTGGATCCGGACAATCCTAAAATGATCCTGGTTACCATTGAAGTTAAAAATGAAATCAACATTCCTAAATCTGTTAAAGCTATTTTAGTAAGTCAGGGATTAATGGGAGGGAAAGCAATTGTACTTCAATTTGAAGAGTATTGCACCAATGATTGTTTAGCTAATAAATCCATGATTACAAATGCAGAAATCGCGGGCACACTCTCCAGCATGTTTAGTAAAGATGAATTAAAAGATTATACCCAAACATTTGGTGAAGAATTAAATCATATTTTGGATACGAGTAGTTTAAATCAAAATGTTCAGGTCGCTGCAACTGTAAAAAATATTCATTTCATATTAGATAATCTTGCTAAGGCTACTAAAAGTTTAAATCAATTGCTAAATGCCTCAACGGTGCATTTGGATAAAACACTTTCAAATCTGGATGTATTGACTACGAGTTTAGCAAGCAATGCAAATTCAGTTTCAAAGACCTTGCAAAATATTGAAAAAATTTCTGCCAATATCAATCAATCGGATCCGGGTAAATTGGTAAAATCAACGGAGGAAACCATGCAAGAGCTCAATAAAACGCTTCGAGATAGTAAAGCGAGCATCGCTACATTAAATTCTATATTAACCGAAGTACAATCAGGCAATGGCAGTCTTACTAAATTAATTAAAGATCCTGCCTTATACCAAAATCTAAACAATACCTCGCATAACTTAAGTCTGTTGATGCAGGATTTACGCCTCAATCCAAAGCGTTATATTCACGTTTCAGTATTTGGAAAGAAAGCAAAAGAATACAGCTTGCCTGAAAATGATCCGGCAGAGAAACGTTAA